In one Marinomonas maritima genomic region, the following are encoded:
- the gndA gene encoding NADP-dependent phosphogluconate dehydrogenase, which produces MLKTNQNCNIGFVGLGVMGKNLALNLADHGYRVAGFDLDTHKIQDVLNTEAAERPDSSKQARIVGCASMKEMLSNLIKPRVIVVLVPAGHPVDAVCNSLIKAGLEADDIVVDCGNSQWTDTIRREAEYKEKFKFFGTAVSGGEVGARFGPSLMPGGDADSWKYLQPMWEAVAAKVDKDGKPIISNTPGKPVTEGEPCTAYLGPNGAGHYVKMVHNGIEYADMQLICEAYHLLRSLLGYEPEEIGKLFEKWNQGVLNSYLVEISADILQQYDHKTGAPLVDMILDSAGQKGTGRWTSISATQMGVPAGIISESVYARALSTLTGERELAASKLTAEVESGEIEAEAVEKAIEEALYCAKICAYAQGFQLLRAAQKEYSWAFNFSDIAKIWRGGCIIRASFLQKIADAFDENHELENLLLSDYFADAMANKQAGLRKAVVLAAQSGIPTPSFFSALAYFDGYRSEVLPANLLQAQRDYFGAHTYERVDAEVGQKFHTFWQEEGRPERKA; this is translated from the coding sequence ATGTTAAAAACAAATCAGAATTGCAATATTGGATTTGTCGGCCTGGGTGTCATGGGTAAAAACTTGGCCTTGAATTTAGCTGACCACGGCTACCGAGTTGCAGGTTTTGATCTTGACACACATAAAATACAAGACGTTCTTAATACAGAAGCAGCAGAACGCCCTGACTCATCCAAACAAGCACGAATCGTCGGCTGTGCAAGCATGAAAGAAATGCTTTCAAACCTAATCAAGCCTCGCGTCATTGTTGTTTTGGTTCCTGCTGGTCACCCTGTAGACGCGGTTTGCAATAGCTTAATAAAGGCAGGCTTAGAAGCAGATGATATCGTTGTCGACTGCGGAAACAGTCAGTGGACAGATACAATTCGTCGAGAAGCAGAATACAAAGAAAAATTCAAATTCTTTGGTACGGCCGTTTCTGGTGGTGAAGTGGGTGCTCGTTTTGGACCATCCCTTATGCCTGGTGGTGATGCCGACTCTTGGAAATATCTACAACCAATGTGGGAAGCCGTCGCAGCAAAAGTAGACAAAGACGGCAAACCTATTATTAGCAATACCCCTGGAAAACCGGTTACTGAAGGTGAGCCCTGTACTGCTTACTTAGGGCCAAATGGCGCAGGCCACTATGTCAAGATGGTTCATAACGGTATTGAATACGCTGACATGCAGCTTATTTGTGAAGCCTATCATCTATTGCGCTCTTTGCTTGGCTACGAGCCAGAAGAAATCGGTAAATTGTTTGAAAAGTGGAACCAAGGCGTTCTAAACAGTTACCTTGTTGAAATTTCCGCAGACATTCTGCAGCAATACGACCATAAAACGGGCGCACCTCTCGTCGACATGATCCTAGACAGCGCGGGGCAAAAAGGCACAGGTCGTTGGACTTCTATTAGCGCGACTCAAATGGGTGTTCCTGCTGGAATTATCAGCGAATCGGTTTACGCCCGTGCACTCAGTACCCTTACGGGTGAAAGAGAGCTTGCCGCAAGCAAGTTAACAGCGGAAGTAGAAAGTGGCGAAATTGAAGCTGAGGCAGTAGAGAAAGCCATCGAAGAAGCACTTTACTGTGCAAAAATATGTGCTTACGCTCAAGGTTTCCAATTACTTCGTGCAGCACAAAAAGAATACAGCTGGGCATTTAATTTCAGCGACATTGCGAAAATCTGGCGTGGTGGCTGCATCATTCGAGCGTCTTTTTTACAAAAAATTGCAGACGCTTTTGATGAAAACCACGAACTTGAGAACTTATTACTAAGCGATTACTTCGCTGACGCTATGGCAAACAAGCAAGCTGGTTTACGTAAAGCCGTTGTGCTGGCTGCACAATCTGGTATTCCAACGCCATCATTCTTCTCTGCATTGGCTTATTTTGATGGCTATCGTTCAGAAGTACTTCCTGCTAACTTGCTACAAGCGCAACGCGATTATTTCGGCGCGCACACTTACGAGCGAGTGGACGCTGAAGTAGGTCAAAAATTTCATACTTTCTGGCAAGAGGAAGGTCGTCCAGAGCGTAAAGCTTAA
- the trmJ gene encoding tRNA (cytosine(32)/uridine(32)-2'-O)-methyltransferase TrmJ produces MQNKVRIVLVNTSHPGNIGGAARAMKNMGLADLYLVGPKHYPSDDAVSRAAGASDILENAVVVDTLEEALADCQLVIGTSARERNIPWPLVDPRQAADLVFDEGLVTAFVFGREDRGLTNEELQRCNYHVHIPSVETFSSLNLGAAVQVIAYELRMKSLLMKDAPVVASKWDVPAANVEQIDYLLEHLEKVLVQTEFLDPNMPMQVMTRFRRLFQRSRLDQQELGMLRGMLTSMEKQMND; encoded by the coding sequence ATGCAAAATAAAGTAAGAATTGTCCTTGTTAATACCTCTCATCCAGGCAACATCGGAGGAGCGGCTCGAGCAATGAAAAATATGGGATTGGCCGATCTTTATCTCGTAGGCCCTAAGCATTATCCCAGTGATGATGCGGTAAGCCGTGCTGCCGGTGCGTCGGATATTTTAGAAAATGCCGTGGTAGTCGATACACTAGAAGAGGCGCTTGCAGATTGTCAGCTTGTCATTGGCACGAGCGCTCGTGAGCGCAATATTCCTTGGCCTTTGGTTGACCCAAGACAAGCAGCGGACTTGGTGTTTGATGAAGGTTTAGTTACCGCGTTTGTATTTGGTCGTGAAGACCGTGGTTTGACCAATGAAGAACTTCAGCGTTGCAACTATCATGTCCATATTCCTTCCGTTGAGACGTTTAGTTCATTGAACCTAGGCGCAGCGGTGCAGGTTATTGCTTATGAGTTGCGTATGAAGTCGTTACTAATGAAAGATGCGCCTGTGGTTGCTAGTAAATGGGATGTGCCTGCGGCAAATGTAGAGCAAATTGATTACTTGCTTGAGCATCTTGAAAAAGTGTTGGTGCAGACTGAGTTTCTTGACCCAAATATGCCGATGCAAGTGATGACGCGCTTTCGCCGGTTGTTTCAGCGTTCACGATTAGATCAGCAAGAGTTAGGCATGCTTCGGGGTATGTTGACTTCGATGGAAAAACAGATGAACGACTAG
- a CDS encoding inositol monophosphatase family protein, with translation MQPRINIALKAARAAAEYIVHSQEKLLFDKEQGQSAEQVYETVCSGAERSIVYHLEKAYPGDTITTRLQGSVQKGEEGEWIIDAIQGQHLFSRGLTGNVITMSYLVAGKVEHALVLNPHTKDEFYASKGRGAYLNNSRIRSSSVRALENTTIAAQFPATDRLMPSLSGQFAVLTEVAEQGARVVMQDSPALMLANVAAGRLDAAWGIKLQEWEMQAPLFIAKESGCLFAGFDGSPSLEKGNVLCAAPRLFKVLLPILNKNLN, from the coding sequence ATGCAACCTAGAATCAATATCGCACTCAAAGCAGCTCGTGCCGCTGCGGAATACATTGTTCACTCACAAGAAAAACTGCTTTTTGACAAAGAACAAGGTCAGTCCGCTGAGCAAGTTTATGAAACAGTTTGTTCTGGTGCAGAGCGCAGCATTGTTTATCATCTAGAAAAAGCCTACCCAGGTGACACAATCACTACTCGCCTTCAGGGTTCAGTGCAAAAAGGTGAAGAAGGCGAATGGATCATTGATGCGATCCAAGGACAGCATTTATTTTCGCGCGGCCTAACAGGCAACGTCATTACAATGAGCTACCTAGTTGCTGGTAAAGTGGAGCACGCTCTTGTGCTAAACCCTCACACCAAAGACGAGTTTTACGCAAGTAAAGGTCGTGGTGCTTATCTGAACAACTCAAGAATTCGCAGCAGTTCCGTACGTGCATTAGAAAACACAACGATTGCCGCACAGTTTCCTGCGACTGACCGCCTTATGCCTTCTCTTTCTGGTCAATTTGCTGTACTCACTGAAGTCGCAGAGCAAGGCGCTCGTGTTGTTATGCAAGACTCTCCTGCTTTGATGCTTGCTAACGTAGCGGCAGGACGCCTTGATGCAGCGTGGGGCATTAAACTTCAAGAATGGGAAATGCAAGCACCACTGTTTATTGCAAAAGAATCTGGCTGTTTATTTGCAGGCTTTGATGGCTCACCAAGCCTAGAAAAAGGCAACGTATTATGTGCTGCGCCGCGTTTGTTTAAAGTGTTACTTCCAATCCTAAACAAAAACCTTAACTAA